Proteins from a single region of Lelliottia sp. JS-SCA-14:
- the ihfB gene encoding integration host factor subunit beta: protein MTKSELIERLASQQSHIPAKAVEDAVKEMLEHMASTLAQGERIEIRGFGSFSLHYRAPRTGRNPKTGDKVDLEGKYVPHFKPGKELRDRANIYGN from the coding sequence ATGACCAAGTCAGAATTGATTGAAAGACTTGCCAGTCAACAATCGCACATCCCCGCAAAAGCAGTGGAAGATGCAGTGAAAGAGATGCTAGAGCATATGGCCTCGACTCTTGCACAAGGCGAGCGCATTGAAATCCGCGGTTTCGGTAGTTTCTCTCTGCATTATCGTGCTCCACGAACCGGGCGTAACCCGAAGACTGGCGATAAAGTCGACCTGGAAGGCAAATACGTTCCGCACTTTAAGCCGGGTAAAGAACTGCGCGATCGCGCCAATATTTACGGGAACTGA
- a CDS encoding ComEC family protein — translation MGVPAISACLIMAIIPLLWLPSLPGLPVIWVCIAVGILLAAQRLIYLRYTGLWLLFFAWGVLAAQEAVWPMQHLTDGSQQAEVVITATDGATTHQGQIERLNGKPWRSTTGVMLYGNYLPQPACAGQRWAMTLRLRAVHGELNDGGYDSQRSALASHQPLTGRFTHAEVLEANCSLRARYLNSLTVELKPYQWGAVILGLGMGERLAVTQEVKKLMRETGTLHLMAISGLHIALAASLVWLIVRGLQFLLPCQWIDWRTPLLAGVCFAAFYAWLTGMQPPALRTVVSIAVLATLRLSGRQWSPWQVWLCCVAAILFIDPLAVLSQSLALSAFAVAALIFWYQWLPFPQWPVPRWIKQLLALLHLQLGMLFLLLPLQVSIFHGMSISSLVANLFAVPLVTFISVPLILAGMLLHLSGLGLLEAKIWFLADKSLDVLFRLLKALPDGWIDIDERWLAAASLPWLAIMVWRVHAWRSAPAVCIAGSVLLTFPLWRSHKTEGWTVHMLDIGQGLAMVVERQGKAILYDTGLAWPGGDSGQQQIIPWLRWHHLTPEGVIISHEHMDHIGGLNSLLNAWPAMWIRSPLGWAGHQPCFRGEHWQWQGLTFTVHWPPKEYQAQGNNHSCVVKIDDGEHSVLLTGDIEATAEQLMLSHRWQWLRSTLIQVPHHGSNTSSSLPLVQRVEGKVALASAARYNAWHFPSVKVVRRYKKEGYSWFDTPQSGQISVSFSPRGWQILRLRDQILPRWYHQWFGAPVDNG, via the coding sequence ATGGGTGTTCCTGCAATCAGTGCTTGTCTCATCATGGCGATAATACCGTTGCTGTGGCTGCCTTCGCTGCCCGGTCTGCCAGTCATCTGGGTATGTATTGCCGTTGGCATTCTGCTGGCTGCACAGCGTCTGATCTATCTGCGCTATACCGGCTTATGGCTGCTGTTTTTTGCCTGGGGTGTGTTAGCGGCGCAGGAAGCCGTCTGGCCGATGCAGCATCTAACGGATGGGTCACAGCAGGCTGAAGTGGTGATTACCGCCACTGATGGGGCCACCACGCATCAGGGACAGATTGAGCGCCTGAACGGCAAGCCCTGGCGTTCAACGACCGGTGTAATGCTATACGGCAATTACTTACCGCAGCCCGCGTGTGCGGGACAGCGGTGGGCAATGACACTGCGCCTTCGCGCCGTTCACGGTGAGCTCAACGACGGCGGATACGACTCGCAGCGTAGCGCGCTAGCTTCACATCAGCCTTTAACCGGCAGATTCACTCACGCAGAAGTGCTGGAGGCAAACTGCAGTTTGCGGGCACGATATCTCAACTCCCTCACCGTAGAGCTGAAACCTTATCAGTGGGGCGCCGTTATTCTCGGGTTGGGGATGGGCGAGCGACTGGCGGTCACGCAAGAGGTCAAAAAGCTAATGCGTGAGACCGGCACATTGCACCTGATGGCGATCTCAGGTTTGCATATTGCTCTTGCGGCATCCCTCGTCTGGCTTATCGTGCGTGGACTCCAGTTTTTACTTCCGTGTCAGTGGATAGACTGGCGCACGCCGTTGCTGGCAGGCGTTTGCTTCGCGGCGTTTTATGCATGGCTCACCGGGATGCAACCGCCAGCATTGCGAACGGTCGTCTCGATCGCGGTGCTGGCTACGCTGCGCCTGAGCGGAAGGCAGTGGTCGCCGTGGCAGGTCTGGCTGTGCTGTGTGGCGGCAATTCTGTTTATCGATCCGCTGGCCGTGCTTTCGCAAAGTCTGGCTCTGTCAGCGTTCGCCGTCGCCGCGCTGATTTTCTGGTATCAGTGGCTGCCATTCCCTCAGTGGCCGGTACCCCGGTGGATAAAACAGCTGCTGGCATTGCTGCATCTGCAACTGGGTATGCTGTTTTTGCTCTTACCGCTCCAGGTCAGTATTTTTCACGGGATGAGCATTTCCTCTCTGGTCGCCAATCTCTTTGCCGTGCCACTGGTTACCTTTATCTCCGTGCCGCTGATTTTGGCCGGAATGCTATTGCATCTGAGCGGACTCGGTTTGCTGGAAGCAAAGATCTGGTTTCTGGCCGACAAATCGCTGGATGTGCTCTTTCGACTGTTAAAGGCATTACCGGATGGCTGGATCGATATTGATGAGCGCTGGCTGGCGGCGGCCTCTCTTCCCTGGCTTGCCATTATGGTCTGGCGTGTACATGCCTGGAGATCGGCCCCGGCCGTGTGCATCGCGGGAAGTGTATTGCTGACATTTCCTTTGTGGCGCTCGCACAAAACAGAAGGCTGGACGGTTCATATGCTGGATATCGGACAGGGCCTGGCGATGGTCGTTGAACGTCAGGGGAAGGCGATTTTATACGATACCGGGTTAGCCTGGCCGGGTGGCGACAGTGGGCAGCAGCAGATCATCCCCTGGCTGCGCTGGCATCATCTGACGCCGGAAGGGGTGATTATTAGTCACGAGCACATGGACCATATCGGCGGATTGAACTCGTTGCTTAATGCCTGGCCTGCGATGTGGATAAGGAGTCCGCTGGGTTGGGCCGGGCATCAGCCCTGTTTTCGTGGCGAGCACTGGCAGTGGCAGGGCCTGACCTTTACGGTCCACTGGCCGCCAAAGGAATATCAGGCGCAGGGAAATAACCATTCGTGCGTGGTGAAAATTGACGATGGCGAGCACAGCGTGTTGCTCACCGGGGATATCGAAGCGACAGCCGAGCAGTTGATGTTAAGCCATCGCTGGCAGTGGCTAAGGTCTACACTTATCCAGGTGCCGCATCATGGGAGTAATACCTCGTCTTCACTGCCGCTTGTCCAGCGCGTGGAAGGGAAGGTCGCTTTAGCCTCTGCGGCGCGCTACAACGCATGGCATTTTCCGTCAGTAAAAGTCGTCAGGCGCTATAAAAAGGAGGGCTATTCTTGGTTCGATACACCGCAATCCGGGCAAATCTCAGTCAGTTTTTCGCCACGAGGCTGGCAAATCCTCCGCTTACGAGATCAAATTTTACCTCGTTGGTATCATCAGTGGTTTGGCGCGCCCGTAGATAACGGGTAG
- the msbA gene encoding lipid A ABC transporter ATP-binding protein/permease MsbA yields MHNDKDLSTWQTFRRLWPMIAPFKTGLIVAGVALILNAASDTFMLSLLKPLLDDGFGKTDRSVLLWMPLVVIGLMILRGITSYISSYCISWVSGKVVMTMRRRLFSHMMGMPVSFFDKQSTGTLLSRITYDSEQVASSSSSALITVVREGASIIGLFIMMFYYSWQLSIILIVLAPIVSIAIRVVSKRFRNISKNMQNTMGQVTTSAEQMLKGHKEVLIFGGQDVETKRFDKVSNKMRLQGMKMVSASSISDPIIQLIASLALAFVLYAASFPSVMETLTAGTITVVFSSMIALMRPLKSLTNVNAQFQRGMAACQTLFSILDTEQEKDEGKRVIERANGDVEFRNVTFTYPGRETPALRNISLNIPAGKTVALVGRSGSGKSTIASLMTRFYDIDEGEILLDGHDLREYTLQSLRNQVALVSQNVHLFNDTVANNIAYARTEEYSREAIENAARMAYAMDFINKMDNGLDTVIGENGVLLSGGQRQRIAIARALLRDSPILILDEATSALDTESERAIQSALDELQKNRTSLVIAHRLSTIEQADEIVVVEDGIIVERGSHADLIEHRGVYAQLHKMQFGA; encoded by the coding sequence ATGCATAACGACAAAGATCTCTCCACGTGGCAGACCTTCCGCCGACTCTGGCCGATGATTGCACCCTTCAAAACAGGTCTGATCGTGGCGGGTGTCGCGTTAATCCTCAACGCAGCAAGCGATACCTTTATGCTGTCGCTCCTCAAACCGTTACTGGATGACGGTTTTGGTAAAACGGATCGCTCAGTGTTGCTATGGATGCCTCTGGTGGTTATCGGACTGATGATCTTACGTGGCATCACCAGCTATATCTCCAGCTACTGCATTTCCTGGGTATCGGGAAAAGTGGTGATGACCATGCGTCGCCGCCTGTTCAGCCATATGATGGGCATGCCGGTCTCCTTCTTTGACAAGCAGTCCACCGGGACCTTGCTGTCGCGCATCACCTATGATTCTGAGCAAGTCGCGTCGTCCTCTTCCAGCGCCCTGATTACCGTGGTGCGTGAAGGTGCGTCGATCATCGGCCTGTTCATCATGATGTTCTATTACAGCTGGCAGCTGTCGATCATTCTGATTGTGCTGGCACCGATTGTGTCGATCGCTATCCGCGTGGTCTCTAAGCGTTTCCGTAACATCAGCAAAAACATGCAGAACACGATGGGGCAGGTGACCACCAGTGCCGAGCAAATGCTGAAAGGCCATAAAGAAGTGTTGATCTTTGGCGGCCAGGACGTCGAAACAAAACGCTTCGATAAAGTCAGCAATAAAATGCGTCTGCAGGGGATGAAAATGGTTTCGGCCTCGTCCATCTCTGACCCAATCATTCAACTGATTGCCTCTCTGGCGCTGGCATTTGTTCTCTATGCTGCGAGCTTCCCGAGCGTCATGGAGACCTTAACCGCCGGTACCATTACCGTGGTCTTCTCCTCGATGATTGCGCTGATGCGCCCGCTGAAATCCCTGACCAACGTCAACGCCCAGTTCCAGCGCGGTATGGCGGCCTGTCAGACGCTGTTCAGCATTCTGGATACGGAGCAGGAAAAAGACGAAGGCAAACGCGTGATTGAACGCGCCAACGGCGACGTTGAATTCCGTAACGTCACCTTCACCTATCCTGGTCGTGAAACACCCGCCCTGCGCAATATCAGCCTGAACATTCCGGCCGGTAAAACCGTGGCGCTGGTGGGCCGTTCGGGTTCCGGTAAATCGACTATCGCCAGCCTGATGACCCGTTTTTACGACATCGACGAAGGCGAAATCCTGCTCGACGGCCACGATCTGCGGGAATACACCCTGCAGTCGCTGCGTAATCAGGTGGCGCTGGTGTCTCAAAACGTTCACCTGTTCAACGATACGGTTGCCAACAACATCGCTTACGCCCGTACGGAAGAGTACAGCCGCGAAGCGATCGAGAATGCGGCGCGTATGGCCTATGCGATGGACTTTATCAATAAGATGGACAACGGTCTGGATACGGTCATTGGCGAGAACGGCGTGCTGCTTTCCGGCGGTCAGCGCCAGCGTATCGCTATTGCCCGTGCGCTGCTGCGCGACAGCCCGATTCTGATTCTGGATGAAGCCACTTCGGCGCTGGATACTGAGTCAGAACGCGCGATTCAGTCGGCGCTGGACGAACTGCAGAAAAACCGTACCTCACTGGTGATTGCGCACCGTCTGTCGACTATCGAGCAGGCGGACGAAATCGTGGTTGTGGAAGACGGCATCATTGTTGAACGTGGAAGCCATGCGGATCTTATCGAGCACCGTGGCGTTTACGCTCAGCTTCATAAAATGCAGTTTGGCGCATGA
- the lpxK gene encoding tetraacyldisaccharide 4'-kinase yields the protein MIARIWSGESPLWLLLLPLSWLYGLVSGIIRLSYRLGLKKSWRAPVPVVVVGNLTAGGNGKTPVVIWLVEQLKKRGVRVGVVSRGYGGKAERYPLLLTSATTTAQAGDEPVLIFQRTGAPVAVSPNRSEAVQALLAEHPLQIIITDDGLQHYALARDKEIVVIDGVRRFGNGWWLPAGPMRERASRLGSVDAVIVNGGEARSGEIPMTLKPGLAVNLLTGEHREITQLPSLVAMAGIGHPPRFFATLESNGATLENRIPLADHQALSLESVEPLAAPHQNLIMTEKDAVKCRAFAKANWWYLPVNAELSGDKPEHLLQELMALVR from the coding sequence ATGATTGCACGCATCTGGTCCGGGGAATCTCCTCTCTGGCTGCTGCTGTTGCCGCTCTCCTGGCTGTATGGCCTGGTGAGCGGCATCATTCGTTTGAGCTATCGCCTGGGGCTTAAAAAATCCTGGCGAGCGCCGGTACCCGTTGTAGTCGTCGGAAACCTCACCGCCGGAGGCAACGGGAAAACCCCCGTGGTGATCTGGCTGGTAGAACAGCTGAAAAAAAGGGGCGTTCGTGTCGGCGTGGTGTCGCGCGGTTACGGCGGAAAAGCCGAGCGCTATCCACTGCTGCTGACATCTGCCACCACTACAGCGCAAGCCGGGGATGAACCCGTACTCATCTTCCAGCGCACCGGCGCACCGGTCGCCGTTTCTCCCAACCGCAGCGAAGCTGTTCAGGCGCTGCTGGCAGAACATCCTCTACAAATCATTATCACCGACGACGGCTTACAGCATTACGCCCTGGCGCGTGACAAAGAGATCGTGGTGATTGATGGCGTGCGCCGTTTCGGCAACGGCTGGTGGTTACCTGCCGGGCCGATGCGCGAGCGTGCCTCCCGTCTGGGTTCCGTCGATGCGGTGATCGTGAATGGCGGCGAAGCGCGGTCCGGCGAAATCCCGATGACCTTAAAGCCAGGTCTGGCGGTGAATTTACTCACGGGCGAACATCGAGAAATCACGCAACTGCCTTCTCTGGTTGCCATGGCCGGTATTGGTCATCCTCCGCGCTTTTTTGCCACTTTAGAAAGCAATGGCGCAACGCTTGAAAACCGAATCCCGCTCGCCGACCACCAGGCGCTGAGTCTGGAGAGCGTTGAGCCTCTGGCCGCTCCTCACCAGAATTTGATCATGACCGAAAAAGATGCGGTCAAATGCCGGGCCTTTGCCAAAGCCAACTGGTGGTATCTGCCCGTTAACGCAGAGCTGAGCGGCGACAAACCCGAACACTTGCTCCAGGAACTGATGGCGCTGGTGCGCTAA